ACAAATAAACATCAAATTTCACCCCCTTCCCAACAAGAGATCACGACATATTTTGTAGAAAAGGATCCCTAAGATCATCTAGTTTCATACCAATATGTGATGATCTTCTCTGTAGCTTTCAAACTGAATCGGCCACGCCTTCCAAAAGGTCCAAGGGGTTAATAAAAAGGCTTTCATTGTCACTGATGAGGACCTTTTACTAAGGATTTACAGCAGACTGAGTTTTGCTAGTTTACTTCCAATCACCACTGTCATTAGTCTCAGGTTCAGGAGAATCTCAAGTGTCCTCATCAGTTTCTGGTTCATCTGGATTTGAGTTGCTGGCTGCTTCTGGTCTTCCACAgctctctccatcagcttctgtcaGCATCTCTTCATGTGGGCTGCTGTCTAGAGGCTCTGcctctttgttctcctcagCTTGATGAAACTTTGAGGACGAGCCGCCagcacatttgtgttttttgatatgTGAACTCTGGGCAAATCCTTTGCTACAAATATGGCAACtgtaaggtctctctcctgtgtgaactctCATGTGTGTCTTCAGATCCCAACTTCCGTTGAaacatttaccacaaaatgagcaggtgaaaggtctctctcctgtgtggagtctcatgtgtctcTGTAAAGTTCCACTccatgtaaaagttttcttacaaactgagcagctgaaaggtttttctcctgtgtggagtctcatgtgtgtctttaaagttccactttgtgcaaaagttttcttacaaactgagcagctgaaaagattctctcctgtgtggagtctcatgtgtgactttaaagttccactccatgtaaaagttttcttacaaactgagcagctgaaaggtttctctcctgtgtggagtctcatgtgtgcctttaaagttccactctgtgtaaaacgtttcttacaaactgagcagctgaaaagtttctctcctgtgtggagacACATGTGTGCCTTTAAATTTCCACTCtgtttaaaagttttcttacaaactgagcagctgaaaggtttctctcctgtgtggagtctcatgtgtctcTCCAGATTGCGCTTGGAGCCAAATCTTTTCtcacactcagagcagctaaatAGTTTCTCACCAGCACTAAATCTGGAATCTCCGACAGGACCACgatcttttttcaaacagttcaaacctgattgaggttctctggtctccttccaatcaccactgtcatcagtctcaggttcagaagagtctGCAGGCTCGTTGTCAGTATCAGGTTGTAAATGTGGATCTGGATCAGAGctcctgtctggttctggtcctccacagtcctctccatcagcttctgtttccatctgttcggtttgtgtttgatgaagctgtgaggactgaggtttctcttcatcttcttcactcttcacagggacaggagtgaatgtgaacttggtgatatcagcctcctccagcccctgaagctgctctccctcctgactggtCCAAGGTTCCTCCGGTTCCActttaatgtgtgggggctctgggtcctcctggtccagactgcagctcctctcctgctgctcagagggaaactCCTCTTTAACCACCAACAGCTTCTGGACATCTGCAGAgaaaggtaaacacacacagaggctcttACAGCAGCTAAAGTAGGGCTGCCACGATGCTTCTTACTGTTCACAACATGGCAGATAACGGACATGTAAAAAGTGAGTCTATTAACCCTTTTTCTTGCAAAgttttaagttgttaacatttttaaatttttttgaagACTGACGGCCTATGAAATGAATTAACCTGcactgtgtaactgaagtagagtaactaacctgctctgtgtaactgaagtaaagtaactaacctgctctgtgtaactgaagtaaagtaactaatctgctctgtgtaagtgaagctgagggttgaaaacagtgtccagtagtttctgttgCCAAAACAAACTTTCTCACTAATAATAAAGAAACTGCTACTAGCTGCCGTCTTGATT
This genomic interval from Centropristis striata isolate RG_2023a ecotype Rhode Island chromosome 14, C.striata_1.0, whole genome shotgun sequence contains the following:
- the LOC131984828 gene encoding zinc finger protein 239-like codes for the protein METEADGEDCGGPEPDRNSDPDPQVQTVRALVEQRLTAAAEEIFGPFARTIAECKEELHRSKEKNERQQKLLDAIFNPQPHLHRADVQKLLVVKEEFPSEQQERSCSLDQEDPEPPHIKVEPEEPWTSQEGEQLQGLEEADITKFTFTPVPVKSEEDEEKPQSSQLHQTQTEQMETEADGEDCGGPEPDRSSDPDPHLQPDTDNEPADSSEPETDDSGDWKETREPQSGLNCLKKDRGPVGDSRFSAGEKLFSCSECEKRFGSKRNLERHMRLHTGEKPFSCSVCKKTFKQSGNLKAHMCLHTGEKLFSCSVCKKRFTQSGTLKAHMRLHTGEKPFSCSVCKKTFTWSGTLKSHMRLHTGENLFSCSVCKKTFAQSGTLKTHMRLHTGEKPFSCSVCKKTFTWSGTLQRHMRLHTGERPFTCSFCGKCFNGSWDLKTHMRVHTGERPYSCHICSKGFAQSSHIKKHKCAGGSSSKFHQAEENKEAEPLDSSPHEEMLTEADGESCGRPEAASNSNPDEPETDEDT